ctatatattttataaattactaTTTCAAAATGAGCTGCtgaaaaactaatttatttgttaGGAATCCAATTTAGAACAACTAGACTAATGATAAAATTCGAACAAGTACCAAAGCATTTGAATATGGATCCAATTATAAAAACTAACACTCAAATAACAAATTCTGAAATCAAATAAATGGAGAGTCTAAGGTCCTGGAACATCTTTTCGGAAATATTGGTGATACCACAGATCTATGGCACGAGTCCATGAATAGATCACTTCTGGGTATTGGTGATACGGTGCTCGCCATCTTTGCGACTCCCATTCGTGTTGTCCTACCACATGATCAGGGTCTGATCCAGTTCCGATGATGTTGAGTGCTTCGGCTTCCATTATTTCTTTATATTCTCTGAGGTGATTACGATCTTTTTCGGCTTCCAAAAGCGGGAGATATGTCATTTCAATTAGTCGTGTTTCCCGTTTTTCAAATTCGTccaatttcatgttttttcttATGATATGGAAGCCGTAACCAAATGTAAAAATAGCAAACCCAAATATTCCATAACTGCTGGGTCCACGCACGGGAAGATTTCTTAGATATGGAATCCTTCCATAGCCCCCGGGCGGGGGCATGTCCTGTTTATACCTAATCTTGCTCCATGCCTTTGATCCTTCCCCAGAGCCAgccatttttttctgaaatggcCAACCAGTGACGCCAATTCAGTGGCGACTGGAAAATAAACCTTTTGAACAGACCTCGACCTCAAAATTGTCCTACGAAAATAACTCTAATGAAGTGTTTTGGCGACAACTAGTGTTGAGAACAATGGCTACTAGTCGTCGGTcactatggacctttccccgagcatcgacttccttgtttacttcgtgacatttgCCAATCAGctagatgcaaaaagtgacgtaacaatgcccccttttcgcatccgctcagacacttttcccactcagacagattttcaagcgtgattgtaaacattacctcgttttcgcgtttttgaactctattcgttagttttcagttgtgttttggg
The genomic region above belongs to Styela clava chromosome 13, kaStyClav1.hap1.2, whole genome shotgun sequence and contains:
- the LOC120333307 gene encoding NADH dehydrogenase [ubiquinone] 1 alpha subcomplex subunit 13-like — its product is MAGSGEGSKAWSKIRYKQDMPPPGGYGRIPYLRNLPVRGPSSYGIFGFAIFTFGYGFHIIRKNMKLDEFEKRETRLIEMTYLPLLEAEKDRNHLREYKEIMEAEALNIIGTGSDPDHVVGQHEWESQRWRAPYHQYPEVIYSWTRAIDLWYHQYFRKDVPGP